From the genome of Syntrophobacterales bacterium, one region includes:
- a CDS encoding virulence protein RhuM/Fic/DOC family protein encodes MKKQSGIHSEPLSKHSTGAVVLYNNPDGTISLDVRLEKDTLWLNLNQIASLFDRDKSVISRHLNNVFREGELDSGSTVAFFATVQDEGRRIVERQVENFNLDAILSVGYRVNSKRGTQFRIWATQTLRDHILKGYSVNQRRLKELRQSLKLVGQVLDRYDVTSDQARALLQVVTDYSYALDLLDDYDHQRVSLARLKKAAAKGIDYQEALIVIEQLRCKFGGSDLFGREKDDSLPGSLGAVMQTFNGRYLYRSLEEKDAHLLYFLVKNHSFVDGNKRIAALFLWLMEKNGILYCADGSRHIADNALVAITLMIAESKPEEKDVLTKVVVNLITGRK; translated from the coding sequence ATGAAGAAGCAATCCGGCATCCATAGTGAACCGCTCAGCAAACATAGCACCGGCGCCGTAGTGCTTTACAACAACCCGGACGGCACGATAAGTCTCGATGTCCGGCTGGAAAAGGACACATTATGGTTGAATTTAAACCAGATAGCATCCCTCTTCGATCGCGATAAATCCGTTATTTCCCGTCACTTAAACAATGTGTTCCGCGAGGGCGAACTTGACAGCGGGTCAACAGTTGCATTTTTTGCAACAGTTCAAGATGAAGGCAGGCGCATCGTCGAACGTCAGGTCGAAAACTTCAACCTCGATGCCATCCTCTCCGTGGGCTATCGCGTCAACTCCAAGCGCGGCACGCAGTTCCGCATCTGGGCGACGCAGACCTTGCGCGACCATATCCTGAAGGGGTATTCTGTTAACCAGCGCCGCTTAAAGGAACTACGTCAGTCCCTTAAGCTGGTCGGTCAGGTCTTGGACCGGTATGATGTGACATCAGACCAGGCCAGGGCGCTTCTCCAAGTGGTGACGGATTATTCTTATGCCCTTGACTTATTGGACGATTACGATCACCAGCGGGTTTCACTTGCCCGTTTGAAGAAGGCAGCGGCAAAAGGTATTGATTATCAGGAGGCCTTAATCGTCATCGAGCAGTTGCGCTGCAAATTCGGAGGATCAGATCTCTTTGGCAGAGAGAAAGACGACAGCCTTCCTGGTTCGCTGGGGGCGGTGATGCAGACGTTCAACGGGAGATACCTCTATCGGAGCCTTGAAGAAAAGGACGCGCATCTTCTTTATTTTCTGGTAAAGAACCATAGTTTCGTGGATGGCAACAAGCGCATTGCCGCCTTGTTTCTCTGGCTCATGGAGAAGAACGGTATCCTTTATTGCGCCGACGGCTCCCGGCACATTGCCGACAATGCTCTGGTCGCCATCACGCTGATGATTGCAGAAAGTAAGCCGGAAGAGAAAGACGTTCTGACGAAAGTCGTAGTCAATTTGATTACGGGTAGGAAATGA